One Devosia lacusdianchii genomic window carries:
- a CDS encoding RNA-binding protein, producing MARREETSRMCALTRAERPVAELIRFVLGPDGMLVPDTEAKAEGRGVWISLNRELVAEAVKKKVFARSLKTEVTLPDDLPGLTQLRLEQRYLNALGMARKAGQLTFGATKVRSLIETGNLIALITATDAAEDGRSKMVGPLKALHYAAAEGGINGFDVPHFELLSSEQMGLALGLENVIHAALTRGAAAQAAVEKARRLALYAAKPTETDTGRHAVDGDLLPEEHDERREIHG from the coding sequence ATGGCCCGGCGCGAAGAAACGAGCAGGATGTGCGCACTGACACGGGCTGAGAGGCCCGTGGCGGAGCTCATCCGCTTCGTGCTGGGTCCCGACGGGATGCTGGTGCCCGATACCGAGGCTAAGGCCGAGGGTCGGGGCGTCTGGATCAGCCTCAACCGCGAACTGGTGGCCGAGGCGGTCAAGAAGAAGGTGTTCGCGCGGAGCCTTAAGACCGAGGTGACGCTGCCCGACGACTTGCCGGGCCTGACCCAGCTCCGGCTGGAACAGCGCTATCTCAACGCGCTGGGCATGGCCCGCAAGGCGGGTCAATTGACCTTCGGTGCCACCAAGGTGCGCAGCCTTATCGAAACGGGCAATCTGATTGCCCTGATCACGGCGACGGATGCCGCCGAAGACGGCCGCAGCAAGATGGTTGGGCCGCTCAAGGCCCTGCATTACGCGGCCGCCGAAGGAGGAATTAACGGTTTTGACGTGCCCCATTTCGAATTGCTCTCTTCAGAGCAAATGGGTTTGGCACTCGGCCTCGAAAATGTGATACATGCTGCCCTCACGAGAGGGGCAGCAGCCCAAGCGGCGGTAGAAAAGGCCCGTAGACTGGCCCTTTATGCCGCCAAACCAACGGAAACGGACACCGGCCGCCATGCGGTTGACGGTGACCTTTTGCCCGAGGAACACGACGAAAGACGCGAGATACATGGCTGA